The sequence below is a genomic window from Lytechinus variegatus isolate NC3 chromosome 3, Lvar_3.0, whole genome shotgun sequence.
CACTCGTCGGCCTTTTCGTCCTTTTCCTCGTGGGTTATACACGAAATGAAATTCAGAGGACAGGTTAGAAAGTAGCTTATTTTACCCTCCCCAGTCCCCGAATATAAtcattgtaaaataaatatgattagataataattaatttataatgtaatgttgatttcatgaacatttggaaaatattagtggagaaattgatatatttattagGGGTTCGAAACGATCGGCGGACACAGCAGAACCGCACTGCAGTGCAGTGCCACTGCCTGGTGTGGCATTGTAATGTTAATGCTGTGTGCACTGCACTGAGCTGTGCAGTGCTGTTCTACAATTCTGGGAATATGGATGGTCATCATTCAACCATGGACATGATGGATTGTAGGCCTACTAGTAGGTTAATTATTGCATTGTGTTCTCTCTTTTTGTGGCATTATCCTGTTTAAGTCATTACTCCATTCACTGCTGTTCATTTCGTCAGTGGCCATGGCTTCTTTCTAGGACTAGGAGCTGctcactctaggcgacaccgcaatacttacccgtgttaagaaactgagactccactcacgcgcatttgggcagccctagcttggaactaagctttctttccgtaaaaaatctttattgttatgattcaataaatgttaatgaatatataattactcttaaatcggtactcaccggttcttttcttgaattttctgccaaattcccacgcttctggcttcaattctgcgatggattctgttgccatagacagctacacatgcaactctatttataaatggagcgccccttacgagagttgttaatgccgcggaaaaattgttaggcattttggcctgtggtcaaggcgttcttttgttctatttttttttataggtatgagatcgaaatcacagcgactattcacactgttccataatgattccgaaaggaggtgcagcaccccccacccacatgggcgcaaatcccagggggacacttccccctaacccaaaatagtaggggcacattatcaaatatgtccccctactatttttgttcttttatatatgatggaaagaaataggcctacatcatttaaatcgaagtaaaacatgtattttggacgagacgaccttcttttgggggtgataaaccttcctttttgtttttttttgttagtttgtttttgtttgcctgttttccagcccctggtcccctaccttagatttccacccttgcctcccactactcttgatattgtttgcgaatctgttttgtaaattaaaggggaatttcaccctgataaaaagatgatgaaaatatgagaaaaatcatttcaaaatatcgatgaaggtgttatttgacaaaaaatggagttgatagaatttagaatgcttgatttattgtgacgtctataacgagcagttgctctatcctaaatataaaatgcccaaatttcccatttttaatggtccgtaacgacccacttttttctttttgataacaagtatgaattgatataggcctactaaaatgtaccataaaaatcattatcatgtatttcttgacatttcatttactttttttaccataataatagctgcttgcaaaggcctacgccgtcacaaaaaaacccggggggccggggggggggcacttacattgacgagtggataccatgcgcgaccaaaaaaaacgtaaaaaggatgtccttttcacgatagggcacgttacctacgtaacgtgataagggtgtcaaaaacacaaaaataacgaaaaaagggtatctattaattcgctaggaaaaccgtcgtgtttagggtctaatttgcgcgaggtgtagaaggtggggtcgtactaaaccaaataaggtaaagccgacgaccgaaggacccgtaacaataaaacattcctgtacttgtttaggggttcatttcagggaatatttgccaagagtatcgttttgtttccaatacttgttaagggtagggtttcacacgccaatacttgttaaggggtgcattttcagaatatggaaattacgtgtttagggtgcttttcgagaccccatggtcgcgcatggtatccactcgtgaatggaagtggcccccccccccgggcaaaaaaaaaatcttacctttgaaaaagattggtgggggatggattttcctcgaacgcataccaattttttttctgctattttcataataaactttaaatgaattcaactttgcactacttaattttttcaaagacaaaataacaaaattacatctcgtcatcatcatcatcaccactatcattagcatcaccatcatcatcaccacaaccgtcaccacaaccatcatcatcaccaagataattttcatcatcgtcattgccatcatcatcttttttttttctttattttttccccatcccttcttcttttttttttcttccaatattcctcctttttttagagcggcacaccgtcatgctccctcactgattatccgcctctatatgcttggtgttgtataaattggcggatacctgaatgaaatactgaagagaaaataaggaaagggaaaaagtaagaagaaaaagaagatgaggagaagaaaaaaagaaagccaaacaaatgaaacaaaacaatgtcaaaatttcgtaataaagtcttctacatgtacgtcagtttaataatgatgttttcattgaaatgagaacaaaaaaagaattgaaaccataggcggcggaagcggggacgttcccccctaaatttgttgttgaccttttttttttgcttgtcaatttattttcctacgtcccccctaaaatgtttgggttgagagcctttttttttgcttgtcaaaattttttaggttgtcccctcctaaaatttggggcttccgccgccaatgattgaaacaggactacattataatatagtgtaaagaaatagagggaagctccgagacaataaaaaggttgaaaaagaaaaaaatgtgaaaacacaaagctctcacaacatgagcataataacaaataataacaaataagcgaggacaagtagctgagggacccccccaactctctctctctagttatctatctatccgactcgattatataagagaagaatttactaatcaaaatattatgagcaaaaagcacgagctgatattttttatgaatattcaaaactgatagagagagccaatcgaattattcgattgcgacaaaattgatgatctgagaatttattgtttttaggaattcattaaaagcataaagttgatcagcattaaaatatggcaggcgcaacgcatgagctaaagctttataggcatacaccgataaaaaattttaagtatttttggtaatcatgaaaaaattgatatttcatgaaagaaagctcaaatcccgaggaggaatattcttatgaattgactttaaaaaaactgtggtaagccccatttaatatttgattataagtcgaataaaacagtaaaagctgacaaacgttcgcgtgatatttggcaacctccccccccccccaaaaaaaaaataaataaataaataaataaaaaataaaaaaagtttttaactataataatgatcgaaggtaattttgtctcgcgtagaactggacaaatgaaaaagattgtcactaaaaaaatgaaggtaattttgacccacgtaaaatttggcgagccccccccccaaaaaaaaaaggaaaaaaggttttaacaagcaaaaaaaggctaaaaaggagaaagaagagacaagaataattatgaacgaaatatccccattacaaataatgctgtgatcatcataagggaggggtcgcacaactagtatgaacaacgtatttaattccaaaatatttactacaaatctcaatagggggatcgggcagaaatgctcacccccacccccacccccccccccgatccgccactgattccaatcaataatgacatttatctgcaatactgatactttggaatcaagatactgaagattgatacgctttacataaattatgaacgtctgacaagaagataatctaccgatcacctgaccgatcagctgaccagttcgcgtatcacttcggagttgatcactcgtcgcagctgtgtggaacgctcaccgaaaatcaacaaaagggcctgaaatgtaagtttaatgataatatattttaatttgaactacttaattaatacttttaatatCTCCCcaacaaatgaaagtcatatcacgtaactccaatttgtattaaggcgtacatttaccaaagtcttgggttggaaatcagaacagcattgtctaacccatatttttgggtaatgtcgcctatgaggtccatacatgttaatgtttggacctcattggtactaggagtggcgCTGCTGCTGGTCTAATTctaaaaattgggattgtcccccAAAACaaatatcctcataaaccaagacaaattatgtcttgataaattgagactgtccttgtttaaggggacgatttttttttacttcccgctgcgggacaaagacagcaattacggaaattgagagtgctaaaattataaataaatagattcagtgacctcgaTTCTCCCCAGTTCActgtctatttttcatgacttgctgtcttccaataatcttgacttgttatgaaacctgatatcgataataataacatgataaGCGCACTTGATTGGTttcggcacttgacaggtgatTTCTTGAATCTTGTGACTTTGTGTAGAGAAATCTTTGAAAACTGAGACAGACCCTGTGAACTGGGAaaatcccaattttctgaccagcgcctctactgcccattgactttgtacacaacgagcgcACACACATGAGAAGAGAGGTGACTTATTTCAGGATAAGGCCCTTTTTCTTTGAGATTTTGAATGAGTTGAGGGTGTTACAGAAGTGATTCAGTTTTTGTGGCATGACTGGCCCTGACTCTAAATGgcagggggggggtggtaacCTGGAGGCTTCTGGGGAGTAAAGTAAAAGTCATCTACTGTACATAGGCTTACTCCCTATTGAAGCCTGGGACGCCAAGGCATATTCACACACATACATACTGCCACAAAACCTGAAAATTTCGCTCCGAAGATTtgtactttccctctaaaagatctagcccttaaacatgtacatggggttcAATttaatttccaacatttctgcatTATAGATTTCGTTtttataggtcaagtccacctcagaaaagttttgttttgaattaatagagaaaaatcagacaagcacaatgatgaaaatttcatcaaaatctgatgtaaaataagaaagatttttcctttgtttactcCCCTCAGCTGACAGAGTTCCTGGTGGTGGGCCGGGAGATGCCCACCGAGAGGCAGCCCTTACCACCCCTCTTCAAGATGCGAATCTTTGCCCCAGATGAAGTCACTGCCAAGTCCCGCTTCTGGTACTTTGGTAACAGGCTCCGAAAGATGAAGAAGTCTCGTGGAGAGATCTGCAGCTGCAGGAAGGTACGAAAATAGCTtttttataccccccccccaaaaaaaaatacatatatatatagaaatagaTTCATCActtttgtggaaataaaatattttgaaatgagaTGTATATGCTCAATTTCGACACCAATAGTAAATTAGTTATAGTACAAATCTATACTGAATAGCTATTGTCAATTAGTGATTTTGATTGATGCGGCAGTTTTGAAGACATTCAATTTTTCACCATCTTACTAAATCCAGCCATTGCGAAGTTATTCCAAGTCCTTAAATATGTTATGATCCTCCTACATGCCCTGAACGGCAAGTAAATTAACCTAGCACCtgatgaaaagatgaaaaactATATATTTCTGTGCAGATCTATGAGAAGAAGCCCCAGAAGATCAAGAACTTTGGTGTGTGGCTTCGTTATGACTCCAGGAGTGGAACCCACAACATGTACAGGGAGTACCGTGACCTGACCACTGCTGCAGCTGTCACTCAATGCTGTAAGTTAGTCTTGTACATTACATAGTGAAAACAAACAAGCTCAATCAATGCCTTTGAAAGAATTAACCTTGCTTTACAGGCCTGTAGCTTTGAATGgaatctttcctttttttccaaaagtaCAACTTGTCTGTGATTTGGAAGCAatataatatttacaattttattttttaggtaATGATTGTAGATTGTGGGCAGAGTAAAATATGCTGACATGTATTTGAGAAAAGAGAAATTGCCTTGTGCAGCTTtggtataaaacaaaattattgaaataattctAGTTCTGGAAATTATTGCAAAATTGAATCAACGCAGAATCCAAAAAAAATGAGCACGAAAAGCGCTTGAATGAAATCATGTGCTATTTATGAATGGTAAGAAAATTGTAATTGCTCAGTAATTAGTAAAATAAACATGGTGTTCTCTCAGTAGAATGGTCTTTTCCCAATCAATGAGAGACAATTAACATGCCCATGTTTGCATTTCTGTGTTGTGATTTTCAGCATGCCTTGTATTCAACCTGTATTTCATGTTCGGTTGACAATTAATTGCCTGATCTAGATATAATAAATGATATGGTAACAATGGTTTATTTTGAAAACACGTTCTTGTTGATTTCATTTCAGTCATTGCAACTACTCAAGTTAGGCTTTTGATTATTCCTAAAAGTCAAATACTGAACctgtttgttttaaattttgacaGACCGTGACATGGGAGCAAGGCATCGTGCCCGTGCTCATTCTATTCAGATCATCAGAGTGGAAGAAATCCCAGCATCCAAGTGCAGGAGGCCCCACATCAAGCAGTTCCTGGTAAGTTTGATACCATATGCTACAGTCATACCTGGGGAGCATTACACgaaacaaatgtttttttttcactgacgactgttaaaagctactggatatccttgcatctgattggctgaaggcaaagtgaaaatcactgacagaacttttcatgaaatactctCGGCTTAGGTGACATTCTAGGGAACATTGCCTGAAGAACTTTGTCATTGATTTTCattggaaaatgttaaaagGTACTAGAGAGTACTTGCATCTCACTTCAAATTCGAATGGCATCTGAATTGCAGAGAGTAAACATGTTGGTACAAATAACTTACGTGATAAATGATGTAAGGGCTTTAGGGAATCTGTCTGAAAAGACAACCGCAAACGTACATGGAGACCTGTATTGTCTTCGGCCTGAGTGGTCATtatagacaggtttcactgaatttcaaattgttattttgttgttgGCCTATCAAACTGCAAGCATTAAttaaatatgatattcaaaccgttacatattttgatagtattttttattttctattttttttttctatttcttattCATAAAGCAATTGAGAAATGAAAGTGGACACACACCTATCaaaagatttgatttttttttacatggaaGCAAGGTGTCTTTACATGTGCAAGTGAtgagtggtagtggtagtgagAAAAAGTAGATATTCTGTACAGATTGCTTTGTTCGTTTTCAATACCAGTCTTGATGTAAGCGCTTAATCCTCGTTAATTTGTTCTGAGACTTGTTTATGGTATCTGTCCACTCACTGTAATTTGcagttatatgaaattattcctACCAGTTACACATGTGATTCCTACCAACCAGGTGAATCTCTTTATGgtatatgaaattaatattttctctGTATCTTTTGCTATCACAGAACTCCAAGATCATCTTCCCACTTCCTCATCGCACACAGCGGCCCAACAAGCCCCTGTTCACCACCCGCAGACCCAGCACCTGCTTCAAGTAAACAGGACGTTGTCTCATCTACTGCTCGTCGGCTCTCCGAGGAATACAATGAACTGTTCAGATCAAATCTTTGTTGTCTAAGGATTGTTGATGAAGGTATCCCCAAATACATCAGGGTGAAGCAAATCTTAAGTCTCcaacttgttttctttttttgtcagaTAAACGTTATATAAAGTCAGAGACTCCTCAGCTTGGGGAATTCGGCAATATTTGGATGGAGTGGATGACCAAGGGACCTCCTATTATGTTTTATAGATTTTACTTACATGGTTATGTCATCATCTTGCTCTCCTCGGCTGACATTTCTTGAAACAAATCAAGGAATGTCTTTTTTctagagctgccaagtagtactgttttcagtatttagtactgaaaagtgaaaattataCTCGTCGTCTCATGTAAAATACGGATTCCTAAAGTTTCAGTTCTGTGTGTGGTCTTAtagtatttctttaaaaatgctgatttcctcacaaaaatactgattttcagctttgaaaatactaaaatgttttattcagtTTGGCAGCTCTGCTTTTCATGGACATCCACTCCATGCCTCAAAGATAAGATCAATTTAAAACCACAGTCAAACTGGCGAAACTGACTCCTGGAACCAGTTACACAAatgttagcgattgatcgtagaaaatttttctatgattacattaattacaatgtacaatcaattgtaataACCAAGCGTATGATccatcgctaatctttgtgttacaggaccctggagcccgtaacacaaagattagcaatgattttagaacaaattttcacgattgattgcattgactacaatgtacaatcaatcgtaaaaatcaagcgtagtTACAATCCAGAACGA
It includes:
- the LOC121411806 gene encoding 60S ribosomal protein L18a-like yields the protein MKFRGQLTEFLVVGREMPTERQPLPPLFKMRIFAPDEVTAKSRFWYFGNRLRKMKKSRGEICSCRKIYEKKPQKIKNFGVWLRYDSRSGTHNMYREYRDLTTAAAVTQCYRDMGARHRARAHSIQIIRVEEIPASKCRRPHIKQFLNSKIIFPLPHRTQRPNKPLFTTRRPSTCFK